In the genome of Scylla paramamosain isolate STU-SP2022 chromosome 49, ASM3559412v1, whole genome shotgun sequence, one region contains:
- the LOC135095497 gene encoding histone-lysine N-methyltransferase PRDM16-like isoform X1: MFKMYSCRFCGKKFDRAFSCNRHERVHTGYKPCFCRVCGRGFSEPRNLRHHVIRFHSDGSLRHLIKRDRRRKGENDPNPPHPGPNSPPSPPLPPQLPNPLSAILPHSQETRFKDVLKETANKLISSSNIDLTGLSGKTSGLEISLTTKNDLTRHGDPSPRSSAPSSPSPPPAKPPMVPVSAPNPEEGNTSAAAAAAAAAVAVTTYTTSLTKIIAASLDTDSTRGSGRRMAGLSVDSSVGPGSYRGQELEPGEIRLDGRARIIDDGESGRRLVVAEDEEGLDHSPHFSNYAPRLNIVQEPIDRDKALVPITDDIGRTFFECPYCHKLFGSTSDMNRHLDFHEDLRPYNCEYCDYSARTNSQLKVHKMRHEGIKLYSCDVCNYNGVTQSDLNRHKKTQSHIARSQNICLICGLGFYTQSQKQVHIVQCHPEVEGASSLIQMSMGPPVAPLIPPPPTPPPPPPPPPPLPPPDVHDSGGDGGGTTTITTTTTLQSTQVI; this comes from the exons ATGTTTAAAATGTACTCCTGTAGGTTCTGCGGGAAGAAATTCGACCGCGCGTTCTCCTGCAACAGACACGAACGGGTCCACACAGGGTACAAGCCTTGTTTTTGTAGGGTTTGTGGCCGAGGGTTTTCCGAGCCGAGGAACCTGCGCCACCACGTCATCAGATTCCACAGCGACGGCTCCCTGCGGCACCTCATTAAACGAGACAGGAGACGAAAGGGTGAAAACGACCCTAACCCGCCACACCCCGGCCCCAACTCCCCGCCGTCCCCACCGCTGCCCCCCCAGCTGCCCAATCCCCTCTCCGCCATCCTCCCACACTCTCAGGAGACCCGGTTTAAGGATGTACTGAAGGAAACAGCAAACAAATTGATATCTTCATCCAATATTGACCTGACGGGGCTCTCTGGCAAAACGTCCGGCCTGGAAATCTCCCTAACGACCAAGAACGACTTAACGAGGCACGGTGACCCCTCCCCGCGCTCCTcagccccctcctccccctcccctccccctgctAAGCCCCCCATGGTGCCGGTCTCTGCTCCCAACCCAGAGGAGGGCAACAcatccgctgctgctgctgccgccgccgctgctgttgCGGTGACGACCTACACGACAAGCCTGACCAAGATTATCGCTGCGTCGTTAGATA CAGACTCCACCCGGGGCAGCGGCAGGCGGATGGCAGGGCTCTCTGTGGACAGCAGCGTGGGGCCAGGCAGCTACAGGGGGCAGGAGCTGGAGCCTGGGGAGATAAGACTTGACGGAAGGGCTCGTATTATTGACGACGGGGAGAGTGGGCGGCGTCTGGTGGTGGCAGAGGACGAGGAAGGCCTTGACCACTCCCCTCACTTCTCTAACTACGCCccaag GCTGAACATCGTGCAGGAGCCAATCGACCGTGACAAGGCCCTCGTTCCAATCACCGACGACATAGGGAGGACCTTCTTCGAGTGCCCGTATTGTCACAAGCTGTTCGGAAGCACATCGGATATGAACAGGCACCTTGACTTCCATGAGG ATCTGCGGCCTTACAACTGTGAATACTGCGACTACTCTGCCAGGACAAACAGCCAGCTTAAGGTCCACAAAATGAGACACGAAG gCATCAAGTTATACAGCTGCGATGTCTGCAACTACAATGGGGTCACGCAGAGCGACCTCAATCGACACAAGAAGACCCAAAGCCACATTGCCCGGAGTCAGAATATATGCCTGATTTGTGGGCTTGGCTTCTACACACAGTCTCAGAAACAG gtacACATAGTCCAGTGTCACCCGGAAGTAGAAGGCGCTTCCTCACTTATTCAAATGAGTATGGGTCCCCCCGTGGCTCctctcatcccccctccccctacaccaccaccaccaccgccgccaccgccaccgctgccgccgcctgATGTtcatgatagtggtggtgatggtggtggtactactactattactactactactactttacaaTCAACACAGGTgatataa
- the LOC135095497 gene encoding histone-lysine N-methyltransferase PRDM16-like isoform X2, which yields MFKMYSCRFCGKKFDRAFSCNRHERVHTGYKPCFCRVCGRGFSEPRNLRHHVIRFHSDGSLRHLIKRDRRRKGENDPNPPHPGPNSPPSPPLPPQLPNPLSAILPHSQETRFKDVLKETANKLISSSNIDLTGLSGKTSGLEISLTTKNDLTRHGDPSPRSSAPSSPSPPPAKPPMVPVSAPNPEEGNTSAAAAAAAAAVAVTTYTTSLTKIIAASLDNSTRGSGRRMAGLSVDSSVGPGSYRGQELEPGEIRLDGRARIIDDGESGRRLVVAEDEEGLDHSPHFSNYAPRLNIVQEPIDRDKALVPITDDIGRTFFECPYCHKLFGSTSDMNRHLDFHEDLRPYNCEYCDYSARTNSQLKVHKMRHEGIKLYSCDVCNYNGVTQSDLNRHKKTQSHIARSQNICLICGLGFYTQSQKQVHIVQCHPEVEGASSLIQMSMGPPVAPLIPPPPTPPPPPPPPPPLPPPDVHDSGGDGGGTTTITTTTTLQSTQVI from the exons ATGTTTAAAATGTACTCCTGTAGGTTCTGCGGGAAGAAATTCGACCGCGCGTTCTCCTGCAACAGACACGAACGGGTCCACACAGGGTACAAGCCTTGTTTTTGTAGGGTTTGTGGCCGAGGGTTTTCCGAGCCGAGGAACCTGCGCCACCACGTCATCAGATTCCACAGCGACGGCTCCCTGCGGCACCTCATTAAACGAGACAGGAGACGAAAGGGTGAAAACGACCCTAACCCGCCACACCCCGGCCCCAACTCCCCGCCGTCCCCACCGCTGCCCCCCCAGCTGCCCAATCCCCTCTCCGCCATCCTCCCACACTCTCAGGAGACCCGGTTTAAGGATGTACTGAAGGAAACAGCAAACAAATTGATATCTTCATCCAATATTGACCTGACGGGGCTCTCTGGCAAAACGTCCGGCCTGGAAATCTCCCTAACGACCAAGAACGACTTAACGAGGCACGGTGACCCCTCCCCGCGCTCCTcagccccctcctccccctcccctccccctgctAAGCCCCCCATGGTGCCGGTCTCTGCTCCCAACCCAGAGGAGGGCAACAcatccgctgctgctgctgccgccgccgctgctgttgCGGTGACGACCTACACGACAAGCCTGACCAAGATTATCGCTGCGTCGTTAGATA ACTCCACCCGGGGCAGCGGCAGGCGGATGGCAGGGCTCTCTGTGGACAGCAGCGTGGGGCCAGGCAGCTACAGGGGGCAGGAGCTGGAGCCTGGGGAGATAAGACTTGACGGAAGGGCTCGTATTATTGACGACGGGGAGAGTGGGCGGCGTCTGGTGGTGGCAGAGGACGAGGAAGGCCTTGACCACTCCCCTCACTTCTCTAACTACGCCccaag GCTGAACATCGTGCAGGAGCCAATCGACCGTGACAAGGCCCTCGTTCCAATCACCGACGACATAGGGAGGACCTTCTTCGAGTGCCCGTATTGTCACAAGCTGTTCGGAAGCACATCGGATATGAACAGGCACCTTGACTTCCATGAGG ATCTGCGGCCTTACAACTGTGAATACTGCGACTACTCTGCCAGGACAAACAGCCAGCTTAAGGTCCACAAAATGAGACACGAAG gCATCAAGTTATACAGCTGCGATGTCTGCAACTACAATGGGGTCACGCAGAGCGACCTCAATCGACACAAGAAGACCCAAAGCCACATTGCCCGGAGTCAGAATATATGCCTGATTTGTGGGCTTGGCTTCTACACACAGTCTCAGAAACAG gtacACATAGTCCAGTGTCACCCGGAAGTAGAAGGCGCTTCCTCACTTATTCAAATGAGTATGGGTCCCCCCGTGGCTCctctcatcccccctccccctacaccaccaccaccaccgccgccaccgccaccgctgccgccgcctgATGTtcatgatagtggtggtgatggtggtggtactactactattactactactactactttacaaTCAACACAGGTgatataa